A window of the Arenibacter algicola genome harbors these coding sequences:
- a CDS encoding FAD-dependent oxidoreductase, whose translation MKRRNFLGNLAAGSGLVVLNPIYASHGKTNSKKVDNIIVEGRTLEADLVIIGGGTGGCATALGALRNGLTVIMTEETDWIGGQLTQQGVPPDEHKWINDFGATALYREFRKKVRGYYRNNYPIKPELAENDRFNPGNASVSEISHEPKISLRVLETMIDPYISAGKLVLLKETVALDASTKGNRVQSVRVKNLRSGEIRNLKGTYFADATELGDLLPMTGTEYVCGAEAKSDTGELHAAEIADPTNNQAFTVCFAMDYRPNEDWTIDKPEEYGFWRDYRPEMKKPWAGKLLELNYSNPRTLQPKNLGFDPKGNSLGEVLNLWNYRRILAKDNFKEGFLTGDITLVNYPQNDYFLGNVVDVSDEELKYHIDRAKQLSLSLLYWLQTEAPRADGGKGWPGIRLRPDVMGTTDGLAKYPYIREARRIKPLFRITEHHVGKAQRASIQGVTESEARAKDFGDSVGIGYYHIDLHPSSGGDNYIDFASLPFQIPLGALIPQRMENIFPVNKNIGTTHLTNGCYRLHPVEWSIGEAIGMFVPFLMKTGSSPQEVYKDAAEVRKFQSLIRKQGVDTHWPYEKM comes from the coding sequence ATGAAAAGAAGAAATTTTTTGGGCAATTTGGCTGCAGGCAGTGGGTTGGTGGTGTTAAACCCAATTTATGCATCCCATGGGAAAACAAATTCTAAAAAGGTCGACAATATAATTGTAGAAGGGAGGACATTAGAGGCAGATCTTGTAATAATTGGTGGGGGAACCGGTGGCTGTGCCACCGCTTTGGGGGCACTTCGCAATGGCCTTACCGTTATCATGACCGAGGAAACCGATTGGATAGGGGGACAATTAACACAACAGGGCGTACCACCGGATGAGCATAAATGGATCAACGACTTTGGTGCCACAGCATTATATAGGGAATTCAGAAAAAAAGTCAGGGGATATTATCGCAATAACTATCCTATAAAACCAGAGCTTGCAGAAAACGACCGGTTCAATCCCGGTAATGCATCGGTTTCCGAAATTAGCCATGAGCCCAAAATTTCGTTACGGGTGTTGGAAACCATGATCGATCCCTACATCAGTGCCGGTAAACTGGTCCTTTTAAAGGAAACGGTGGCCTTGGACGCCTCTACCAAGGGGAATAGGGTACAATCGGTTAGGGTTAAAAACCTTCGATCTGGAGAGATTAGGAATTTAAAGGGTACTTACTTTGCGGACGCTACGGAATTGGGCGATTTATTGCCCATGACAGGAACCGAGTATGTGTGCGGGGCGGAAGCCAAATCCGATACCGGGGAGCTTCACGCGGCGGAAATAGCCGACCCAACCAATAATCAGGCCTTTACGGTCTGTTTTGCAATGGATTATAGACCCAATGAGGATTGGACCATAGACAAACCTGAGGAGTACGGGTTTTGGCGCGACTATAGGCCCGAAATGAAAAAACCATGGGCAGGGAAACTGTTAGAGCTCAACTATTCCAACCCGCGCACCCTTCAGCCAAAGAATTTAGGGTTCGATCCTAAGGGCAATAGCTTGGGGGAGGTACTGAACCTATGGAACTATCGCAGAATATTGGCCAAGGATAATTTTAAAGAAGGTTTTCTTACAGGGGATATCACCTTGGTGAATTACCCCCAGAACGATTATTTTCTGGGCAATGTGGTGGATGTGAGTGATGAAGAACTAAAATATCATATTGACAGGGCCAAACAATTAAGTTTGTCCCTCTTGTATTGGCTACAAACCGAAGCCCCCAGGGCCGATGGTGGCAAAGGTTGGCCGGGAATTAGATTGAGGCCGGACGTAATGGGAACTACAGACGGACTGGCAAAATATCCCTATATCAGGGAAGCTAGAAGAATAAAGCCTTTGTTTAGGATCACCGAACATCATGTGGGGAAAGCCCAAAGAGCAAGTATACAGGGAGTAACGGAATCCGAAGCCCGTGCCAAAGATTTTGGGGATAGTGTGGGGATAGGATATTATCATATTGATCTGCACCCAAGTAGTGGAGGGGATAATTATATCGACTTTGCTTCCCTTCCATTTCAGATACCCTTGGGAGCCCTAATACCGCAAAGGATGGAAAATATATTTCCCGTCAATAAAAATATTGGCACCACCCACCTTACCAACGGCTGCTACCGACTGCACCCTGTGGAATGGAGCATAGGGGAGGCCATAGGGATGTTTGTGCCCTTTTTAATGAAAACGGGCAGCAGCCCACAAGAGGTTTACAAGGATGCCGCAGAGGTTCGGAAATTCCAAAGCCTCATTCGCAAACAAGGAGTGGATACCCATTGGCCTTATGAGAAAATGTAA